The following coding sequences lie in one Cyanobacterium sp. Dongsha4 genomic window:
- a CDS encoding B12-binding domain-containing radical SAM protein produces MTATAHPKTNTTQYIPKNKKKVLCIFPQYSRSFGTFHHAYPLMPGVKGFMPPQGILVVASYLPQTWEVRLIDENIKSVTEADYQWADAIIVSGMHIQKPRIKKINELAHKFDKITILGGPSVSGCPEYYPDFDILHLGELGDATDKVIEYIDNYQKRPEKQIIFETKHRLPLDQFPIPAYNLIDVSLYFIANIQFSSGCPYNCEFCDIPELYGNSPRLKTPQQIITELDAILASGNPGAIYFVDDNFVGNRRALMELLPHLIKWQKENGYPIEFTCEATLNIAQSPKLLEMMREAYFTTVFCGIETPEVSALKAISKQHNLSMPILDAVKTLNSYGLEVVSGIIIGFDTDTPQTADNILEFINASQIPILTINLLYALPKTPLWNRLKAEGRIIEDESRESNIDFLMPYEEVLNMWKRCISTAYEPKYLYQRFAYNAENTYPNRIEVPNSPERVSWANIKKGLHIMGNLVWQVGLKSSYRQIFWDMAIPALKKLDIETMIRIGLVGHHLIEFTKECTQGKESASFYSQKRKELVASASQ; encoded by the coding sequence ATGACTGCAACTGCTCATCCAAAAACCAACACAACTCAATACATTCCCAAAAACAAAAAAAAAGTTTTATGTATTTTTCCTCAATATAGTCGCTCATTTGGCACTTTTCATCATGCTTATCCTCTGATGCCGGGGGTAAAAGGCTTTATGCCTCCTCAAGGAATACTGGTGGTTGCTTCTTATTTACCGCAAACATGGGAGGTAAGATTAATTGATGAAAATATTAAATCAGTAACAGAGGCAGATTATCAATGGGCGGATGCAATCATTGTCAGTGGAATGCACATTCAAAAACCTCGAATCAAAAAAATCAATGAACTAGCCCATAAATTTGATAAGATTACCATTCTGGGTGGCCCTTCTGTCTCTGGATGTCCAGAATATTACCCTGACTTTGACATTCTTCATTTAGGAGAATTAGGAGACGCAACAGATAAGGTTATTGAATATATTGATAATTATCAAAAAAGACCTGAAAAACAGATTATTTTTGAAACGAAGCATAGACTACCTTTAGATCAATTTCCGATTCCTGCTTATAATTTAATTGATGTATCACTATATTTTATTGCTAACATACAATTTTCTAGTGGTTGCCCTTATAACTGTGAATTTTGCGATATTCCAGAATTATACGGAAATTCTCCTCGTTTAAAAACCCCCCAGCAAATAATAACGGAGTTAGATGCTATTCTTGCTTCTGGAAATCCGGGGGCGATTTATTTTGTAGATGATAATTTCGTAGGTAATCGCCGTGCCTTAATGGAATTATTACCTCATTTAATCAAATGGCAAAAAGAAAATGGCTACCCCATAGAATTTACCTGTGAAGCTACCCTCAATATTGCACAAAGCCCAAAATTATTAGAAATGATGAGAGAAGCCTATTTCACAACCGTTTTTTGTGGCATAGAAACTCCTGAAGTATCGGCATTAAAAGCTATTTCTAAACAACATAATTTAAGTATGCCCATTTTAGATGCGGTAAAAACCCTCAATAGCTATGGCTTAGAAGTTGTTTCTGGTATTATTATCGGTTTTGATACAGATACACCACAGACAGCAGATAATATTCTTGAGTTTATCAATGCTTCTCAAATTCCTATCTTGACAATTAATCTACTTTATGCGCTACCAAAAACTCCCCTATGGAATCGTTTAAAAGCTGAAGGGCGAATTATTGAAGACGAATCAAGAGAATCTAATATCGATTTTTTGATGCCCTATGAGGAGGTTTTAAATATGTGGAAACGTTGTATTTCAACTGCTTATGAGCCAAAATATTTATATCAAAGATTTGCTTATAATGCTGAAAATACTTATCCTAATCGTATCGAAGTTCCGAATAGTCCAGAAAGGGTTTCTTGGGCAAATATTAAGAAAGGATTGCATATAATGGGCAATTTAGTTTGGCAGGTAGGTTTAAAAAGTAGTTATCGTCAAATTTTTTGGGATATGGCTATTCCTGCATTAAAAAAATTGGATATAGAGACTATGATTCGTATTGGCTTAGTAGGTCATCACCTAATTGAATTTACTAAAGAATGTACTCAAGGTAAAGAATCAGCTTCTTTTTACTCTCAAAAGAGAAAAGAATTAGTTGCTAGTGCTAGTCAATAG
- a CDS encoding radical SAM protein: MSIFSQEKLLFTPASKDINAIPLIFAFPNEYTVGITSLGYQLVWANFCSRPDVDVSRLFTDINESLPRNPELVGFSFSWELDYVNILNLLELLGIPIYAKDRNENHPLIFGGGPVFTANPEPFADFFDVILLGDGELLLDNFINSYQEIRQESRFSKLHYLAKIEGIYIPNLFEVNYQQEDGKIDNIKPLNSDIPSFVEKQTYRGNILSASTVVTEKAAWENIYMVEVVRSCPEMCRFCLASYLTLPFRTASLEKSLIPAIERGLKVTNRLGLLGASVTQHPEFSGLIDYLGKSEFDDVRVSIASVRTNTVTEKLANFLKKRDTKSITIAIESGSAKIRDIINKKLENEEIIEAAINAQAGGLRAIKFYGMVGLPHEDYGDLDATIEMMKAVKKVAPRLKITLGCSTFVPKSHTPFQWFGVNQDSKKRLQYLQKNLGKIGVDFRPESYNWSIIQGLISRGDRRLSKLLELTRNYGDTLGSYKRAFKELKGEIPPLDYYVHQNWQVGQVLPWQHLKTALTEETLVKHLESTGIR; the protein is encoded by the coding sequence ATGAGCATTTTTTCACAAGAAAAATTATTATTTACTCCTGCATCTAAAGATATTAATGCTATTCCTTTAATTTTTGCTTTTCCTAATGAATATACTGTAGGAATAACTAGCTTAGGTTATCAATTAGTATGGGCAAATTTTTGTTCTCGTCCTGATGTGGATGTTAGTCGTTTATTTACAGATATTAATGAGAGTTTACCCCGCAATCCTGAGTTGGTTGGTTTTTCTTTTTCTTGGGAATTAGACTATGTTAATATTCTGAATTTATTAGAGTTGTTAGGTATTCCTATTTATGCTAAAGATAGAAATGAGAATCATCCGTTAATTTTTGGAGGGGGTCCCGTTTTTACGGCTAATCCCGAACCTTTTGCAGATTTTTTTGATGTTATTCTTTTGGGTGATGGAGAATTGTTATTGGATAATTTTATTAATTCTTATCAAGAAATAAGACAAGAAAGTCGTTTTTCTAAGTTACATTATTTGGCAAAAATAGAAGGTATTTATATCCCTAATTTATTCGAGGTTAATTATCAACAAGAGGATGGAAAAATTGATAATATTAAACCTCTTAATTCTGATATTCCTTCCTTTGTGGAAAAGCAAACTTATCGGGGAAATATTCTGTCTGCTTCTACAGTGGTGACAGAAAAAGCCGCTTGGGAAAATATTTATATGGTGGAGGTGGTGAGAAGTTGTCCAGAAATGTGTCGTTTTTGTTTAGCGAGTTATCTAACTTTGCCTTTTCGCACGGCTAGTTTGGAAAAGTCTTTAATTCCTGCCATTGAAAGGGGTTTGAAAGTAACTAATCGTCTGGGTTTATTGGGGGCTTCTGTGACGCAACATCCTGAGTTTTCAGGGTTGATTGATTATTTAGGAAAATCTGAATTTGATGATGTTAGGGTTAGTATTGCATCGGTAAGAACTAATACTGTGACGGAAAAATTGGCAAATTTTCTGAAGAAACGAGATACAAAATCTATCACTATTGCCATTGAAAGTGGAAGTGCTAAAATTCGGGATATTATTAATAAAAAGCTGGAAAATGAGGAAATTATTGAGGCGGCCATAAATGCCCAAGCAGGAGGATTAAGGGCGATTAAATTTTATGGGATGGTGGGTTTACCCCATGAGGATTATGGTGATTTAGATGCAACTATTGAGATGATGAAGGCGGTTAAAAAAGTCGCTCCTCGATTGAAAATTACTTTGGGATGCAGTACTTTTGTGCCTAAATCTCATACTCCTTTTCAGTGGTTTGGAGTCAATCAAGATAGTAAGAAGCGATTACAATATTTACAGAAAAATTTGGGTAAAATTGGGGTAGATTTTCGTCCAGAAAGTTATAATTGGTCTATTATTCAAGGTTTAATTTCCAGAGGCGATCGCCGCTTGAGTAAATTGTTAGAATTAACTCGTAATTATGGGGATACTCTCGGTAGTTATAAACGGGCATTTAAAGAGTTAAAGGGAGAAATTCCGCCGTTAGATTATTATGTTCACCAAAATTGGCAAGTAGGGCAGGTTTTACCTTGGCAACATTTAAAAACGGCGTTGACGGAGGAGACTTTAGTCAAACATCTTGAATCAACGGGCATAAGATGA